The proteins below come from a single Plantactinospora sp. KBS50 genomic window:
- a CDS encoding acyl-CoA dehydrogenase family protein, protein MMGGLELGRVQVAARAIGVARAAFDDALRYSQERHTFGRPIVEHQSIGNYLAGMATNITAARMLNLHAAQRIDRGQRADLEAGMAKLFASEMAQEAALNALRVHGGYGYSTEFDVERYYRDTPLMLVGEGTNEIQRNIIVKELVRRGGLDL, encoded by the coding sequence ATGATGGGCGGCCTCGAACTCGGCCGGGTACAGGTGGCCGCCCGCGCCATCGGCGTCGCCCGCGCCGCCTTCGACGACGCGCTGCGCTACTCCCAGGAGCGGCACACCTTCGGTCGCCCGATCGTCGAGCATCAGAGCATCGGCAACTACCTCGCCGGCATGGCCACGAACATCACCGCCGCCCGGATGCTCAACCTCCACGCCGCGCAACGAATCGACCGGGGCCAGCGCGCCGATCTTGAGGCAGGGATGGCCAAGCTGTTCGCCTCCGAGATGGCTCAGGAAGCCGCGCTCAACGCGCTGCGCGTTCACGGCGGGTACGGGTATTCAACGGAGTTCGATGTGGAAAGGTACTATCGCGACACGCCGCTGATGCTCGTCGGGGAAGGCACCAACGAGATCCAGCGCAACATCATCGTCAAGGAGCTGGTCCGCCGCGGCGGGCTGGACCTGTGA
- a CDS encoding DUF5679 domain-containing protein, with amino-acid sequence MADKAQTYNGYCVKCKEKRDFEGHVEVSKTGMNMAKGKCPVCGTTVNRILGKAKV; translated from the coding sequence GTGGCCGACAAGGCCCAGACCTACAACGGGTACTGCGTGAAGTGCAAGGAGAAGCGCGACTTCGAGGGCCACGTCGAGGTCTCGAAGACGGGCATGAACATGGCCAAGGGCAAGTGCCCGGTCTGCGGCACAACAGTGAACCGCATCCTGGGCAAGGCGAAGGTCTGA
- a CDS encoding GntR family transcriptional regulator — protein MNTVARDLPALQETVRLPDQSPQRRPQLNDEAASYVRELILTGQLQPGEFIRMDRIARDLRISTTPVREGLLALRGEGFVQLEQRRGFTVAPLSPSDIQDVFAAQAVLAGELAARAAQRISAEQTNELQRLQQTLVDAVEQGQTARVEALNHDFHWMINHIADAPKIAWLLSVGGRYVPRRFYATIAGWPQASAEDHATVLTALTRNDAEASREAMAQHMLHAGDLLAGHLSQLRQALDTSRNTG, from the coding sequence TTGAACACGGTCGCCCGGGACCTGCCCGCGTTGCAGGAAACAGTCCGCCTGCCGGACCAGTCGCCGCAGCGCCGCCCCCAGCTCAACGACGAGGCCGCCTCCTACGTCCGCGAACTGATCCTCACCGGCCAGCTCCAGCCCGGCGAGTTCATCCGCATGGACCGAATTGCCCGCGATCTCAGGATCAGCACCACACCGGTTCGAGAGGGCCTACTCGCCCTGCGGGGTGAGGGGTTCGTGCAGTTGGAGCAGCGACGCGGGTTCACCGTGGCCCCGCTGTCCCCCTCCGACATCCAGGACGTCTTCGCCGCACAGGCCGTGCTGGCAGGCGAGTTGGCAGCACGGGCGGCGCAGCGGATCAGCGCGGAGCAGACCAACGAGCTGCAACGGCTTCAGCAAACCCTCGTCGACGCCGTGGAACAGGGCCAGACCGCCCGCGTCGAAGCCCTCAACCACGACTTCCACTGGATGATCAATCACATCGCGGATGCTCCCAAGATCGCCTGGCTGTTGTCCGTCGGCGGGCGGTACGTACCCCGTCGCTTCTACGCCACCATCGCGGGTTGGCCACAGGCGTCGGCGGAGGACCACGCGACGGTCCTGACCGCGCTCACCCGCAACGACGCCGAAGCCAGCCGCGAAGCGATGGCCCAGCACATGCTGCACGCCGGCGACCTGCTGGCAGGCCATCTCAGTCAGCTGCGCCAGGCCCTCGACACGAGCCGGAACACCGGATAG
- a CDS encoding SigE family RNA polymerase sigma factor, with amino-acid sequence MRDAASFDDFYRSTSLRTLRYAYAVVGDRTEGQDLAQEAYTRAWRQWRTLVAHPAPEAWVRLVVARLAADRWRRLRGWRVAMRRLGPPPDVRPPGEETVLLVEALRQLPVTYRQALALHYLCDMSVAEIAAETGAAPGTVKSWLSRGRLRLAELLPVSLDTFEEVTDVN; translated from the coding sequence ATGCGGGATGCGGCCAGCTTCGACGACTTCTACCGGAGCACGTCGCTGCGCACGCTCCGGTACGCCTACGCCGTGGTGGGGGATCGCACCGAGGGGCAGGACCTGGCCCAGGAGGCGTACACCCGGGCCTGGCGGCAGTGGCGCACGCTGGTGGCCCATCCGGCCCCGGAGGCGTGGGTCCGGCTGGTGGTGGCGCGGCTCGCGGCCGACCGCTGGCGGCGGCTGCGCGGCTGGCGGGTGGCCATGCGCCGGCTCGGCCCACCACCGGACGTGCGGCCACCCGGCGAGGAGACCGTGCTGCTGGTCGAGGCGCTGCGGCAACTTCCCGTGACCTACCGGCAGGCGCTCGCGCTGCACTACCTGTGTGACATGTCGGTGGCCGAGATCGCCGCGGAGACCGGCGCGGCGCCGGGCACGGTCAAGTCCTGGCTGTCCCGTGGCCGGCTCCGGCTTGCGGAGCTGCTGCCGGTCTCGCTCGACACGTTCGAGGAGGTCACCGATGTCAACTGA
- a CDS encoding class I SAM-dependent methyltransferase translates to MQLDFEARVQQELVLAIRRYWAGPLYRTVVDQAEEILRLDPDTDVPGLERAMSTSAAYQVFGWLEQHLQQEKYCGPRGLLQAARRQSGAITAELDRTASLHAERLVLDPDIELPAYYRETDFHLVPGGIHSRDYDGVVYEWAAGSTTMMSNENVSVHDALAAHIAGLRPARVLDVGCGFGRTLDALAPLLPDAWLAGCDLSAPALRVAHHHAVTRGRPVHLRQARAEDLGPYPDASFDVVTATMLIHEMPQAAVLAFLRAARRVLRPGGRLAILDFYRIPGQTLGLFFHLGHARRNGEPYMPDLLGLDLEGELRGAGFLESSTTPFPDGAAAHQLPSRWRLPWTLIEAVAGRTDGAGPTDDV, encoded by the coding sequence GTGCAGCTTGACTTCGAGGCACGGGTCCAGCAGGAACTGGTGCTGGCGATCCGGCGCTACTGGGCGGGCCCGCTCTACCGGACGGTGGTCGACCAGGCCGAGGAGATTCTGCGGCTGGACCCCGACACCGACGTCCCGGGACTGGAGCGGGCGATGTCGACCTCCGCGGCATACCAGGTGTTCGGCTGGCTGGAGCAGCATCTTCAGCAGGAGAAGTACTGCGGGCCTCGGGGGTTGCTCCAGGCGGCGCGCAGGCAGAGCGGCGCCATTACCGCCGAGTTGGACCGTACGGCGAGCCTGCACGCCGAGCGGCTGGTGCTCGACCCCGACATCGAGCTGCCCGCCTACTACCGGGAGACCGACTTCCATCTGGTACCCGGCGGAATCCACAGCCGTGACTACGACGGAGTGGTCTACGAGTGGGCGGCCGGGTCCACCACGATGATGTCGAACGAGAACGTGTCCGTACACGACGCGCTGGCCGCACACATCGCGGGCCTGCGGCCCGCGCGTGTCCTGGACGTGGGCTGCGGCTTCGGTCGCACCCTCGATGCGCTGGCGCCGCTGCTGCCCGATGCCTGGCTGGCCGGCTGCGACCTGAGCGCACCGGCCCTGCGGGTCGCGCACCACCATGCGGTGACCCGGGGCCGACCCGTGCACCTGCGTCAGGCACGGGCCGAGGACCTGGGTCCCTATCCGGATGCGAGCTTCGACGTGGTGACCGCGACCATGCTGATCCACGAGATGCCGCAGGCGGCGGTGCTGGCCTTTCTCCGGGCGGCCCGCCGGGTGCTGCGCCCCGGGGGACGGCTGGCGATTCTGGACTTCTATCGGATCCCCGGACAGACGCTGGGGCTGTTCTTCCACCTCGGCCATGCCCGGCGCAACGGCGAGCCCTACATGCCCGACCTGCTCGGGCTCGACCTTGAGGGGGAACTGCGCGGCGCGGGCTTCCTCGAATCGTCGACAACACCCTTCCCGGACGGTGCGGCCGCTCACCAACTCCCGTCACGCTGGCGGCTGCCCTGGACCCTGATCGAAGCCGTGGCGGGCCGGACGGATGGGGCGGGGCCGACCGATGACGTATGA
- a CDS encoding MaoC family dehydratase, whose product MTTHTGWNGRHLEDFTVGDRYLHALGRTVNSTDNSWFTLLTQNTAPLHFDHRYAAATPFGRPLVNSCLTLAIVTGQSVADVSQNVLANLAWDEVRLPHPVFEGDTLYSESEVLAVRPSASRPEAGVVTVRTTGRNQDGIPVITFRRTLLVYRRGHGPGTRPPVPDDRSPHGHAQR is encoded by the coding sequence ATGACCACGCACACCGGATGGAACGGCCGCCATCTTGAGGACTTCACCGTCGGTGACCGATATCTGCACGCCCTGGGCCGGACCGTCAACTCCACCGACAACTCCTGGTTCACCCTACTGACGCAGAACACGGCGCCACTGCACTTTGACCACCGTTATGCCGCGGCGACACCCTTCGGCAGGCCGCTGGTCAACTCATGCCTCACCCTCGCGATCGTCACCGGACAGAGCGTGGCAGACGTATCGCAGAACGTATTGGCCAACCTTGCCTGGGACGAGGTACGCCTGCCCCACCCCGTCTTCGAGGGCGACACGCTCTACTCGGAATCGGAGGTCCTCGCCGTCCGGCCGAGCGCCAGCCGCCCCGAGGCGGGAGTGGTCACCGTACGCACCACGGGCCGCAACCAGGACGGAATCCCCGTGATCACCTTCCGCCGCACGCTACTGGTCTATCGGCGCGGCCACGGCCCCGGCACCCGCCCGCCGGTGCCCGACGACAGGAGCCCCCATGGACACGCTCAACGCTGA
- a CDS encoding CaiB/BaiF CoA-transferase family protein yields MVDAAPVAGPLDGLLVVALEQAVAVPFATRQLIDLGARVIKIERPGAGDFARGYDRSVLGQSSYFVWLNRGKESLSLDVKRPAAQQIVHGLLGRADIFVQNLAPGAAARLGLDARTLAARYPRLIAGDLTGYGSDGPDAGRKAYDLLIQCDTGLARLTGPPGEPLRAGISLADVAGGMYLLTALLSCVTERARTGRGRSFEVSLLDSLAEWLGQPIAYAAGSGQDPPHAGLAHPSISPYGPYPTKDGTVMIAIQNDREWDRLCRCLLGEPDLATDPRLSTNSARVAARAEVDARIRAVTTTLDSAALTARLDAAGIANTRVSSVTEFLSHPQLRERGRWQAVQTPAGQIEALLPPVIFHDGPPPPMPAVPAPGQHTETLLRELGLTGDAIEALRESGTV; encoded by the coding sequence ATGGTCGACGCCGCCCCCGTAGCCGGACCCCTCGACGGGCTCCTGGTGGTCGCCCTGGAGCAAGCCGTGGCGGTCCCCTTCGCGACCAGGCAGCTGATCGACCTCGGCGCCCGGGTCATCAAAATCGAGCGCCCCGGCGCCGGCGACTTCGCCCGCGGCTACGACCGCTCGGTGCTGGGCCAGTCCAGTTACTTCGTCTGGCTCAACCGCGGCAAGGAGTCACTGTCCCTGGACGTCAAGCGGCCCGCCGCCCAGCAGATCGTTCACGGTCTGCTCGGCCGAGCCGACATCTTCGTGCAGAATCTCGCCCCCGGTGCCGCCGCGCGGCTCGGACTCGACGCGCGCACCCTCGCCGCGCGGTACCCGCGCCTGATCGCCGGAGACCTGACCGGCTACGGAAGCGACGGACCGGATGCCGGACGCAAGGCATACGACCTGCTCATCCAGTGTGATACGGGCCTGGCCCGGCTGACCGGCCCGCCGGGTGAGCCGCTGCGAGCGGGCATCTCCCTGGCCGATGTCGCCGGTGGCATGTACCTGCTGACGGCCCTGCTCAGCTGCGTCACCGAGCGCGCGCGCACCGGCCGGGGCCGCAGCTTCGAGGTGTCCCTGTTGGACAGCCTGGCCGAGTGGCTGGGCCAGCCGATCGCCTACGCCGCCGGCAGCGGGCAGGATCCGCCGCACGCCGGCCTGGCCCATCCCTCGATCAGCCCCTACGGCCCCTACCCGACCAAGGACGGCACGGTCATGATCGCCATCCAGAACGACCGCGAGTGGGACCGGCTCTGCCGCTGCTTGCTGGGTGAACCCGATCTGGCCACCGACCCCCGGCTCTCCACCAACAGTGCCCGGGTGGCCGCACGCGCCGAGGTTGACGCGCGGATCCGCGCGGTCACGACGACCCTCGACAGCGCGGCCCTGACCGCCCGGCTCGACGCCGCGGGCATCGCCAACACCAGGGTCAGCTCGGTGACCGAGTTCCTCAGCCACCCCCAGCTACGCGAGCGCGGCAGATGGCAGGCCGTGCAGACGCCCGCCGGACAGATCGAGGCGCTCCTGCCGCCGGTCATCTTCCACGACGGCCCACCCCCGCCCATGCCCGCCGTCCCGGCTCCCGGACAGCACACCGAGACCCTGCTCCGCGAACTCGGCCTGACCGGCGATGCCATCGAGGCCCTGCGCGAAAGCGGAACCGTATGA
- a CDS encoding PDZ domain-containing protein codes for MRRRGVTVLLGAVITALLAVGVLSVPVPYVVLGPGPTVNTLGTKDDKQVIQISGTSTSTSTGQLRLTTVGVQPDVGLPAAIAGWFSPDEAVVPRELIYPPGQTQQEVDQRNQEDFAASQTSAETAALRKLGYPIQIVVKTVTAGGPSDGVLKVGDQITSVDGQQVPTATRLTEIIRVKPAGTTFQVGYSRNGSPATASLTSRAESGQPPRIGVEIEQKQPHPFEIKIDLNDIGGPSAGLMFTLGIIDKLDPEDLTGGRIIAGTGTIDDDGNVGPIGGIPQKLVGAKQAGATEFLVPADNCAEAVRNSQPNLPLLRVTSLDDALAALDTLRHGGQPPRC; via the coding sequence ATGAGACGTCGCGGTGTCACGGTCCTCCTCGGCGCGGTGATCACCGCACTGCTCGCGGTCGGCGTCCTGAGCGTGCCGGTCCCGTACGTCGTGCTCGGCCCCGGCCCGACCGTCAACACGCTGGGCACCAAGGACGACAAACAGGTCATCCAGATCTCCGGGACCTCGACCTCGACCTCCACCGGCCAGCTCCGGCTCACCACGGTGGGCGTGCAGCCGGACGTCGGCCTGCCGGCGGCCATCGCCGGCTGGTTCTCCCCGGACGAGGCAGTGGTGCCGCGGGAACTCATCTACCCGCCGGGCCAGACCCAGCAGGAGGTGGACCAGCGCAACCAGGAGGACTTCGCGGCCTCGCAGACCAGCGCCGAGACGGCCGCGCTGCGCAAGCTGGGCTACCCGATCCAGATCGTCGTCAAGACGGTGACCGCGGGCGGGCCCTCCGACGGGGTGCTGAAGGTCGGCGACCAGATCACCAGCGTGGACGGCCAGCAGGTGCCGACCGCGACCAGACTCACCGAGATCATCCGGGTCAAGCCGGCCGGTACGACGTTCCAGGTCGGCTACAGCCGGAACGGCTCGCCGGCGACCGCCAGCCTGACCAGCCGGGCCGAGAGCGGTCAGCCGCCGCGGATCGGCGTGGAGATCGAGCAGAAGCAGCCGCACCCGTTCGAGATCAAGATCGACCTGAACGACATCGGCGGGCCGAGCGCGGGGCTGATGTTCACCCTCGGCATCATCGACAAGCTGGATCCGGAGGACCTGACCGGCGGCCGGATCATCGCGGGCACCGGGACGATCGACGACGACGGCAACGTCGGCCCGATCGGCGGCATCCCGCAGAAGCTGGTCGGCGCCAAGCAGGCGGGGGCCACCGAGTTTCTGGTGCCGGCCGACAACTGCGCCGAGGCGGTGCGCAATTCGCAGCCCAACCTGCCGCTGCTGCGGGTGACCTCGCTGGACGACGCGCTGGCCGCCCTGGACACCCTCCGGCACGGCGGCCAGCCGCCGCGGTGCTGA
- a CDS encoding acyl-CoA dehydrogenase family protein codes for MDTLNADEQEIVSLVARFVDREVRPVARPLEHDNAYPESLIEQMKSLGVFGLTVPAPYGEYHVSAACYALVTEELARGWMSLAGAFGGHSVVCHLISRFGTDEQRSRYLPRLATGGLRATMALTEPGGGSDLQAMRTVARPCDGGWSVSGAKTWISNARHCGLIALLCLTDAQSRPAHQGVSILLVEPGPGLTISRDLPKLGYKGVESCELSFDEMPVPGNALLGVSPATGSPR; via the coding sequence ATGGACACGCTCAACGCTGACGAGCAGGAGATAGTCTCGCTGGTCGCCCGATTCGTCGACCGCGAGGTCCGACCGGTCGCCCGGCCGCTGGAACACGACAACGCCTATCCCGAGTCGCTCATCGAGCAGATGAAGTCGCTCGGAGTGTTCGGCCTGACCGTCCCGGCCCCGTACGGCGAGTACCACGTCTCCGCCGCGTGCTACGCGCTGGTCACCGAGGAACTCGCCCGAGGCTGGATGAGCCTCGCCGGCGCGTTCGGCGGTCACTCGGTGGTGTGCCATCTGATCAGCCGGTTCGGCACGGACGAGCAGCGTTCCCGATACCTGCCCCGGCTGGCGACCGGCGGGCTGCGCGCCACGATGGCCCTGACCGAACCGGGCGGCGGATCGGACCTGCAAGCCATGCGAACCGTCGCCCGGCCCTGCGACGGCGGCTGGTCGGTCAGTGGGGCGAAAACCTGGATCAGCAACGCCCGGCACTGCGGACTGATCGCGCTGCTGTGCCTGACCGACGCGCAGAGCCGCCCAGCCCACCAGGGCGTGTCGATCCTGCTCGTCGAACCCGGACCCGGGCTCACCATCTCCCGGGACCTGCCCAAGCTCGGATACAAGGGGGTCGAGAGCTGCGAGCTCTCCTTCGACGAGATGCCGGTACCCGGCAACGCGCTGCTCGGGGTGAGCCCGGCCACGGGTTCGCCCAGATGA
- a CDS encoding M48 family metallopeptidase — translation MAAARKPVVEVRRSQRRRRTVSAYRDGERVVVLIPDQFSRAEESEWVDRMLARLAAREERLSRSDDELLVRAQRLIGRYLSEHGRAAVPTSVRWVTNQNGRWGSCTPADRTIRISHRIQEMPDWVIDYVLLHELTHLLVPSHNARFWSLVSRYPKAERARGYLEGVAAASGAVLGE, via the coding sequence ATGGCCGCGGCCCGCAAGCCGGTCGTCGAGGTGCGGCGCAGCCAGCGCCGCCGCCGGACGGTGTCCGCCTACCGGGACGGCGAGCGGGTCGTGGTGCTCATTCCCGATCAGTTCTCCCGCGCCGAGGAGTCGGAGTGGGTGGACCGGATGCTGGCCAGGCTGGCCGCCCGGGAGGAGCGGCTGAGCCGGTCCGATGACGAGCTGCTGGTCCGGGCGCAGCGGCTGATCGGCCGCTACCTGAGCGAGCACGGCCGGGCGGCGGTGCCGACCAGCGTGCGCTGGGTGACGAACCAGAACGGCCGTTGGGGCTCGTGCACGCCCGCCGACCGCACCATCCGGATCTCCCACCGGATCCAGGAGATGCCCGACTGGGTTATCGACTACGTGCTGCTGCACGAGCTGACACACCTGCTGGTCCCCAGCCACAACGCCCGGTTCTGGTCGCTGGTGAGCCGTTACCCGAAGGCGGAACGGGCGCGAGGCTATCTGGAGGGGGTCGCCGCGGCCAGCGGCGCCGTGCTCGGGGAGTGA
- a CDS encoding UPF0182 family protein: MVMRSSPLPRMSRRGRATVAVLVGVFLLFTLLGWGVNAWTDWLWFDEVNFTQVFTDVLVTRLALFGVIGAVTALVLGANLWLAHRLRPMLRPHSPEQVALERYRALLSPRMRRWILIVSLVIGFFAGLSAQGRWTQWMLFRNGGNFGVKDPEFGIDIGFYVFQLPFWRYLLGVGFTIVVLSVLGALAVHYLFGGVRLQGAGDRMTNAARAHLTSLVAAFVLLKAVAYVLDRRAMLLEYNESAKLYGAGYADINALLPAKEILGYISIVVAVAIIVFSNAMMRNLVWPGISLALLGISAVAIGGIYPWAVQTFEVKPSAKDKEAPYIQRSIDATRTAFALTDTKITPYSAANLTPPASLATDTSVVQNIRLLDPQLVSETYTQLQQVRKFYDFGSKLDVDRYTFDDKTQDYVVGVREINYRELTDQQNNWINRHTVFTHGYGLVAAPANQVACGGQPFFVAGSLGDDEKDQQVCSSPTERISPQQPRIYYGERMGDGDYAIVGQTNADRNVEFDRPTGAGDEQNYTYDGAGGVSIGSFGRRLLYAIKEQESNFLLSEAVNDNSRLLYVRNPRERVQKVAPFLTLDGDPYPAVVDGRIQWIVDGYTTAATYPYAEQINLQQETADELTNKGTFQLARENVNYIRNSVKATVDAYDGTVRLYEFDEQDPVLKAWNKAFGGDLVIPKAEIPPELTAHFRYPADLFKVQRNLLTRFHVTSPGDFYSGQDFWQVPNVPDAPDLGQRQPPYYLYTQFPEQDAPRFQLTSAVTPNGRQNLAALISGSYLDGRPRIEVLELPDQTRISGPVQVHQQMTNNGDIRQQLSTLTSDRKADLQFGNLLSLPFGNGMLYVEPVYVKSNQQNSSYPLMQKVLLSYGDGGSYVVLADSLSQGIQQLVEMGKQASGGTPPPSTETPPPSTENPPPGSGNPPELTRELAAAADKVQDAINEVKAAQQSGDFERYGTALKNLQQAMDDFTALTRTAGAATGTPAPSPAPSDSGAAAPSPTPNG; encoded by the coding sequence GTGGTAATGCGAAGCAGCCCCCTTCCGAGGATGAGCCGGCGGGGCCGGGCCACGGTCGCGGTGCTGGTCGGAGTGTTTCTGTTGTTCACGCTGCTGGGCTGGGGCGTGAACGCGTGGACCGACTGGCTGTGGTTCGACGAGGTCAACTTCACCCAGGTCTTCACCGACGTGCTGGTGACCCGGCTGGCGCTGTTCGGCGTGATCGGCGCGGTGACGGCGCTGGTGCTGGGCGCCAACCTCTGGCTGGCCCACCGGTTGCGCCCGATGCTGCGCCCGCACTCGCCCGAGCAGGTCGCCCTGGAGCGCTACCGCGCCCTGCTCAGCCCGCGGATGCGCCGCTGGATCCTGATCGTCTCGCTGGTCATCGGCTTCTTCGCCGGGCTGTCCGCGCAGGGCCGCTGGACCCAGTGGATGCTGTTCCGCAACGGCGGCAACTTCGGGGTCAAGGATCCCGAGTTCGGCATCGACATCGGCTTCTACGTCTTCCAGCTCCCGTTCTGGCGCTACCTGCTGGGGGTCGGCTTCACCATCGTGGTGCTCTCGGTGCTCGGCGCCCTGGCGGTGCACTACCTGTTCGGCGGGGTGCGGTTGCAGGGCGCCGGGGACCGGATGACGAACGCGGCGCGGGCCCACCTGACCAGCCTGGTCGCGGCGTTCGTGCTGCTCAAGGCCGTGGCGTACGTGCTGGACCGGCGGGCCATGCTGCTGGAGTACAACGAGAGCGCGAAGCTGTACGGCGCCGGCTACGCGGACATCAACGCGCTGCTGCCGGCCAAGGAGATCCTCGGCTACATCTCGATCGTGGTGGCCGTGGCGATCATCGTCTTCTCCAACGCGATGATGCGGAACCTGGTCTGGCCCGGCATCTCGCTGGCGCTGCTGGGCATCTCGGCCGTGGCCATCGGCGGCATCTACCCGTGGGCCGTGCAGACCTTCGAGGTGAAGCCGAGCGCCAAGGACAAGGAGGCGCCGTACATCCAGCGCAGCATCGACGCCACCCGGACGGCGTTCGCGCTGACCGACACGAAGATCACCCCGTACAGCGCGGCCAACCTGACCCCGCCGGCCAGCCTGGCCACCGACACCTCGGTGGTGCAGAACATCCGGCTGCTCGATCCACAACTGGTCTCCGAGACGTACACCCAGCTCCAGCAGGTGCGCAAGTTCTACGACTTCGGCTCGAAGCTGGACGTGGACCGGTACACCTTCGACGACAAGACCCAGGACTACGTGGTCGGGGTACGGGAGATCAACTACCGTGAGCTGACCGACCAGCAGAACAACTGGATCAACCGGCACACGGTCTTCACCCACGGCTACGGCCTGGTCGCGGCGCCCGCGAACCAGGTGGCCTGCGGCGGTCAGCCGTTCTTCGTGGCCGGCTCGCTGGGCGACGACGAGAAGGACCAGCAGGTCTGCTCCTCGCCCACCGAGCGGATCTCGCCCCAGCAGCCGCGGATCTACTACGGCGAGCGGATGGGCGACGGCGACTACGCGATCGTCGGGCAGACCAACGCGGACCGGAACGTGGAGTTCGACCGGCCGACCGGAGCCGGCGACGAGCAGAACTACACCTACGACGGCGCCGGCGGGGTGTCGATCGGCTCGTTCGGTCGCCGGCTGCTCTACGCGATCAAGGAGCAGGAGAGCAACTTCCTGCTCTCCGAGGCGGTGAACGACAACTCCCGGCTGCTGTACGTGCGCAACCCGCGGGAGCGGGTGCAGAAGGTGGCGCCGTTCCTCACCCTGGACGGCGACCCGTACCCGGCGGTGGTCGACGGCCGGATCCAGTGGATCGTCGACGGCTACACCACCGCGGCCACCTACCCGTACGCCGAACAGATCAACCTGCAGCAGGAGACCGCCGACGAGCTGACCAACAAGGGCACCTTCCAACTGGCCCGGGAGAACGTCAACTACATCCGCAACTCGGTCAAGGCCACCGTCGACGCGTACGACGGGACCGTGCGGCTGTACGAGTTCGACGAGCAGGACCCGGTGCTCAAGGCCTGGAACAAGGCGTTCGGTGGCGACCTGGTGATCCCCAAGGCGGAGATCCCGCCGGAGCTGACGGCGCACTTCCGCTACCCGGCCGACCTGTTCAAGGTGCAGCGGAACCTGCTCACCCGGTTCCACGTGACCTCGCCCGGGGACTTCTACTCGGGCCAGGACTTCTGGCAGGTGCCCAACGTCCCGGACGCGCCGGACCTGGGGCAGCGGCAGCCGCCGTACTACCTCTACACGCAGTTCCCCGAGCAGGACGCGCCGCGGTTCCAACTGACCTCGGCGGTGACCCCGAACGGCCGGCAGAACCTGGCCGCGCTCATCTCCGGCTCGTACCTGGACGGCCGGCCCCGCATCGAGGTGCTGGAGCTGCCGGACCAGACCCGGATCTCCGGCCCGGTCCAGGTGCACCAGCAGATGACCAACAACGGTGACATCCGGCAGCAGCTCAGCACGCTGACCAGCGACCGCAAGGCCGATCTCCAGTTCGGCAACCTGCTCTCGCTGCCGTTCGGCAACGGCATGCTCTACGTCGAACCGGTGTACGTGAAGAGCAACCAGCAGAACTCCTCGTACCCGCTGATGCAGAAGGTGCTGCTGTCCTACGGTGACGGCGGGTCGTACGTGGTGCTGGCCGACTCGTTGAGCCAGGGCATCCAACAGCTCGTGGAGATGGGCAAGCAGGCCTCGGGCGGCACGCCGCCGCCGTCGACCGAGACCCCGCCGCCGTCGACGGAGAACCCGCCACCGGGCAGTGGGAACCCGCCCGAACTCACCCGCGAGCTGGCCGCGGCCGCGGACAAGGTGCAGGACGCGATCAACGAGGTCAAGGCCGCGCAGCAGTCCGGCGACTTCGAGCGGTACGGCACGGCGCTGAAGAACCTCCAGCAGGCGATGGACGACTTCACCGCGCTCACCCGCACCGCCGGTGCGGCCACCGGAACGCCCGCGCCGTCGCCGGCGCCGTCGGACTCCGGCGCGGCCGCTCCGTCACCCACGCCCAACGGCTGA